One window of the Nitrospinota bacterium genome contains the following:
- the dapB gene encoding 4-hydroxy-tetrahydrodipicolinate reductase codes for MTKILVIGAAGRMGRTLVSCIEDTPGAELSGGTENPGNPSIGSDVGELAGVGKKNILVGDCLDEAVKSCDVIIDFTSPESSMQTLEAAVKAIRPIVIGTTGFSASQKQAIEKASKRNRCVMAPNMSIGVNVLFKVVRDVAKALGDDYDVEIVEAHHKFKKDAPSGTAVRISEIVAEALHRNIDEVGVYGRKGITERTPKEIGIHTLRAGDIVGEHRVLFGGMGENLEIFHRAQSRETFARGAIRAAQWLVNQPVGLYDMQDVLGFRKK; via the coding sequence TTGACTAAAATTCTAGTGATCGGGGCCGCAGGCCGGATGGGACGGACCCTTGTCTCCTGCATTGAAGATACGCCAGGAGCCGAGCTGTCAGGCGGAACGGAAAACCCAGGCAACCCTTCCATCGGCAGTGATGTGGGCGAGTTGGCGGGGGTTGGAAAGAAAAATATCCTGGTTGGAGATTGTCTGGATGAGGCGGTGAAATCCTGTGATGTGATCATCGATTTCACGTCTCCAGAATCCAGCATGCAAACGCTTGAAGCGGCGGTGAAAGCAATCAGACCTATAGTCATCGGAACCACGGGGTTCTCAGCTTCGCAAAAACAGGCGATAGAAAAAGCCAGTAAGAGAAATCGCTGTGTCATGGCGCCGAACATGAGTATTGGCGTTAACGTGTTATTTAAAGTGGTGCGGGATGTGGCCAAGGCTCTGGGAGATGACTATGATGTGGAGATCGTAGAAGCCCATCATAAATTTAAGAAAGACGCGCCGAGCGGCACGGCGGTACGTATCTCTGAAATTGTAGCGGAAGCTCTGCACCGCAACATTGATGAGGTGGGCGTTTATGGCCGTAAAGGCATCACCGAGCGCACGCCTAAGGAAATCGGTATTCACACGCTCCGGGCGGGGGATATCGTCGGCGAACACCGCGTGCTTTTTGGCGGCATGGGCGAGAACCTGGAAATTTTTCATCGTGCCCAAAGTAGAGAAACCTTTGCCCGTGGCGCGATACGCGCGGCCCAATGGCTGGTCAACCAGCCGGTCGGGCTGTATGATATGCAGGATGTGTTGGGTTTCAGGAAAAAGTGA
- a CDS encoding molybdopterin-dependent oxidoreductase gives MDFPFVKFKFSRRAFLKVFSLTALTALIPRQASGIGDYRNDKNIPEQYIQNRDLPGFHIRSANPFMGVDVENWALVVTGLVKKTVGLTYEDLFGLKMQSQVSRLKCVECWSAKATWEGFRIEELIDRVQPDPTAKYVYFQSADSYYESYSLEELKRDRVLFVIRMNGKALSKEHGFPLRLIAPFKYGYKNIKYITRMEFTDSRKRNYWSQNGPYSVDGTIQPGIDHPLDFNKKPLPINGGEVFHPFDKRPS, from the coding sequence ATGGATTTCCCGTTTGTAAAATTCAAGTTCAGCCGCAGGGCATTTTTAAAAGTTTTTTCCCTGACGGCGCTCACCGCGCTGATTCCCCGCCAGGCCTCTGGTATCGGGGACTATCGCAACGATAAAAATATTCCCGAGCAGTACATTCAGAACCGTGATCTACCGGGGTTTCATATCCGCAGTGCCAATCCCTTTATGGGGGTGGATGTGGAAAACTGGGCCCTCGTCGTTACAGGCTTAGTCAAAAAAACCGTGGGCCTGACTTATGAGGACCTGTTCGGACTCAAAATGCAATCCCAGGTTTCACGGTTGAAATGCGTCGAGTGCTGGTCCGCCAAGGCAACCTGGGAAGGGTTTCGCATCGAAGAACTGATCGACCGGGTGCAGCCGGACCCCACCGCAAAATACGTTTATTTTCAATCCGCCGATTCCTATTACGAAAGTTATTCCCTGGAAGAACTGAAACGCGACCGGGTGCTTTTTGTCATTCGAATGAATGGCAAGGCGTTGAGCAAGGAACATGGCTTTCCATTGCGGTTGATCGCTCCTTTCAAATACGGTTATAAAAATATCAAATACATCACCCGCATGGAGTTCACCGATTCCAGAAAACGCAATTACTGGTCCCAAAACGGTCCGTACTCGGTGGATGGAACCATCCAGCCGGGGATCGATCACCCTCTGGACTTCAACAAAAAACCCCTGCCGATCAATGGCGGCGAAGTGTTTCATCCTTTCGACAAACGACCCTCATGA
- a CDS encoding SUMF1/EgtB/PvdO family nonheme iron enzyme, which translates to MKWLASVVLLLGSFLLACDSHEVKQLPVEIPVGVTVPEGMVYIPEGGFIMGHVEDPKTVGGQTVMTDAYFIDTYEVTRGQYQAFAPRDSFDPKRARLPVAWVTYQQAENYCQSQGKRLPTEMEWEKAARGVDGRKWSWERYFEHPNNGFSGLQVEPVDKRTEWISPYGVFGMGYNVWEWTEDWYAYEGQPPEEKEKFKVIRGGLTQSHLTIKFSPTYFRNWIEPTASFNFLGFRCARDA; encoded by the coding sequence ATGAAATGGCTCGCAAGCGTTGTCCTTTTATTGGGCAGCTTCCTTCTCGCCTGCGACAGCCATGAAGTCAAACAACTACCCGTGGAAATCCCGGTTGGTGTGACCGTGCCCGAGGGCATGGTCTATATCCCCGAGGGTGGGTTCATCATGGGGCATGTGGAAGATCCAAAAACAGTGGGTGGGCAAACGGTGATGACGGATGCCTATTTCATCGACACTTACGAAGTGACCCGTGGCCAATATCAGGCGTTTGCACCGAGAGACAGTTTCGATCCTAAAAGAGCGCGACTTCCGGTGGCCTGGGTCACTTATCAGCAGGCGGAGAACTATTGCCAATCGCAGGGAAAGCGTCTGCCTACGGAGATGGAATGGGAAAAAGCGGCGCGTGGTGTCGATGGGCGCAAGTGGTCCTGGGAACGGTATTTCGAGCATCCCAATAACGGGTTTTCAGGGTTGCAGGTGGAACCGGTTGATAAGCGCACCGAATGGATCAGCCCTTACGGGGTTTTCGGCATGGGATATAACGTCTGGGAATGGACCGAGGATTGGTATGCGTATGAGGGCCAGCCCCCGGAGGAAAAGGAAAAATTTAAAGTCATCCGCGGCGGCTTGACGCAGTCGCATCTGACCATCAAATTTTCGCCGACCTATTTCCGCAACTGGATAGAACCCACGGCGTCCTTCAACTTTTTGGGATTTAGATGCGCCAGGGATGCTTGA
- a CDS encoding SUMF1/EgtB/PvdO family nonheme iron enzyme has product MIINLFPRLLLVAALFFFLTGTPAAAENARVNPLESQMVLIPAGHFKFGTDQMDEASEALSMGIPKPWYADESPQTKIFLQGFYIDQFEVTNDRYKIYVDDTGAIPPGNWADNNYPKGQDKHPVIWVTWYDAANFCEWAGKRLPSEKQWERVARGTEGSTYPWSNTFDINSANLAQATGKKTKLAPVGSFPKGANPEGVHDLIGNVWEWVNDDYAPYKGNTYNNEYYNAGLKVIRGHSASDIGHFPGPMYLAALEKFARGGYRQYASPDEPAPDVGFRCVSVEKPAAMLQTASLKNTLAGNSNLPVTASAPNAQVSSSALTQQTPKNQKPLFSPFEAKPQLPQSGMLALTFLAFVAGVFSFLSPCTLPILPAYFAVTAQADRARLSLMSLAFFIGLATLFVIMGASASLLGQVLRDYMFSLATIGGVLVAIFGVMTLFGLGFSGANFQGRPGSTFFGFFLFGATFALGWTPCVGPILSGILILAASDKTVIQGMTLLFCYAVGLGLPLILIATFFGKLSKDSLFWRLLRGKGWDVTIAGKTIFLHTTNLFSGLLLITLGVALAMGYLTYINSLIPIELQLWFSKMEEKVLHLFM; this is encoded by the coding sequence ATGATAATAAATTTATTCCCTCGACTCCTGTTAGTGGCGGCTCTGTTTTTTTTCTTAACAGGAACCCCTGCCGCCGCAGAAAATGCAAGAGTCAACCCTCTTGAAAGTCAGATGGTTTTGATTCCCGCAGGCCATTTTAAATTTGGCACCGACCAAATGGATGAAGCCTCAGAAGCGCTTTCCATGGGCATTCCAAAACCCTGGTACGCCGATGAATCTCCACAAACAAAAATCTTTCTCCAAGGCTTCTACATCGACCAATTTGAGGTGACCAACGATCGGTACAAAATTTATGTGGACGACACCGGCGCCATCCCGCCTGGCAACTGGGCAGATAATAATTATCCCAAGGGACAGGACAAACATCCTGTGATCTGGGTCACCTGGTATGACGCCGCAAACTTTTGCGAATGGGCCGGGAAACGGTTGCCTTCCGAAAAACAATGGGAACGGGTGGCACGCGGAACCGAAGGAAGCACCTATCCCTGGAGCAACACCTTTGACATCAATTCCGCCAACCTTGCCCAGGCCACCGGCAAAAAGACGAAACTCGCCCCTGTAGGCTCTTTCCCGAAGGGAGCCAATCCCGAAGGCGTGCACGATTTGATCGGCAACGTATGGGAATGGGTCAACGACGATTATGCCCCCTACAAGGGCAATACCTATAATAACGAATACTACAACGCCGGTTTAAAAGTGATTCGCGGACATTCCGCCAGCGATATCGGTCATTTCCCTGGCCCCATGTATCTGGCCGCACTAGAAAAATTTGCCCGCGGCGGCTACCGCCAATACGCGTCCCCGGATGAACCCGCTCCCGATGTCGGGTTCCGCTGCGTCAGTGTAGAAAAACCGGCAGCTATGTTGCAAACCGCATCCCTGAAAAACACATTGGCGGGCAATTCCAATTTGCCTGTGACTGCAAGTGCGCCCAACGCACAAGTTTCATCAAGCGCTTTAACTCAGCAAACACCAAAAAACCAGAAACCGCTTTTCAGTCCCTTTGAAGCCAAACCCCAACTTCCGCAATCGGGAATGCTGGCCCTGACTTTTCTGGCCTTCGTGGCAGGCGTTTTCAGTTTTCTGTCGCCCTGCACCTTGCCGATATTGCCGGCTTATTTTGCGGTGACCGCACAGGCGGACCGGGCCCGGTTGAGCCTGATGTCCCTGGCATTTTTTATCGGGCTCGCCACTTTATTTGTCATCATGGGCGCATCGGCCAGCCTGCTCGGCCAGGTTCTGCGCGACTACATGTTTTCCCTGGCAACCATAGGAGGCGTGCTGGTCGCCATTTTTGGAGTGATGACTCTTTTCGGGTTGGGATTCTCTGGAGCCAATTTCCAAGGCAGACCCGGCTCCACATTTTTCGGATTCTTCCTGTTCGGCGCCACTTTCGCATTGGGCTGGACCCCCTGTGTCGGCCCCATCCTGTCAGGCATTCTGATCCTTGCCGCGTCCGACAAGACGGTCATCCAGGGAATGACTCTGCTATTTTGTTATGCCGTCGGACTGGGCTTGCCGTTGATCCTGATCGCCACATTCTTCGGAAAGTTATCCAAGGATAGCTTGTTCTGGAGACTGTTGAGGGGCAAGGGGTGGGATGTCACCATTGCGGGCAAAACCATTTTCCTCCACACCACCAACCTGTTCAGCGGGCTGTTGCTCATCACTCTGGGTGTTGCCCTGGCAATGGGTTATCTGACCTACATCAACAGCCTGATCCCCATCGAGTTGCAACTCTGGTTCAGCAAGATGGAAGAAAAAGTTTTGCATTTGTTCATGTAA
- a CDS encoding TlpA disulfide reductase family protein, translating to MISKPTKILLLYPALVVCLLLVLLDNRVQAEETTRAGNFTLKSLQGEQISLDQYKGKYLLVNFWATWCGPCKMEMPSLEALYQRFKTDEFDILAISNDMFGETVVGPYIKANNLSFTVLLDNQLKVSYQFGVISLPTTFLIDPQGNIIGAKQGAENWVEPETLLYFEQLLNKKS from the coding sequence TTGATATCTAAACCAACAAAAATATTGCTCCTCTACCCAGCCCTGGTGGTCTGCCTGCTGTTAGTTCTTCTGGATAACAGGGTCCAGGCAGAAGAAACAACCCGCGCTGGAAATTTCACCCTAAAATCTTTGCAGGGTGAGCAGATAAGCCTGGACCAATATAAAGGCAAATACCTTCTTGTAAATTTTTGGGCGACCTGGTGCGGACCCTGTAAAATGGAAATGCCGTCGCTGGAAGCTTTGTACCAGCGTTTCAAAACAGACGAATTCGACATCCTTGCCATTTCCAACGACATGTTTGGCGAAACGGTGGTCGGGCCGTACATCAAGGCCAACAATCTCTCGTTCACCGTATTGCTGGACAATCAATTGAAGGTGAGCTACCAGTTTGGCGTGATCAGCCTGCCCACCACCTTCCTGATCGACCCTCAAGGCAACATCATAGGCGCCAAGCAAGGCGCTGAGAACTGGGTCGAACCCGAGACACTTTTATATTTCGAACAACTGCTGAATAAAAAAAGTTGA
- a CDS encoding NifU family protein — translation MQDEVESVLDTLRPSLMADGGNVELVDIDDGVVKLRLVGSCSSCSSSTMTLKMGIERALKKAIPMVRCIEAVE, via the coding sequence ATGCAGGACGAAGTAGAATCGGTTCTCGATACCCTTAGGCCATCGCTGATGGCCGATGGCGGCAATGTGGAGCTGGTGGACATTGACGACGGAGTGGTCAAACTCCGCCTGGTCGGTTCGTGCAGTTCCTGCTCCAGTTCCACCATGACCCTTAAAATGGGAATCGAACGGGCCTTGAAAAAAGCCATTCCCATGGTACGCTGTATAGAAGCCGTAGAGTAA
- a CDS encoding YfhL family 4Fe-4S dicluster ferredoxin, protein MALMINEDCVNCGVCEPECPNEAISEGDDIFVIDWEHCTECVGWYEDAQCVEVCPVDCIPKDPEHVETLEELMAKKEALVNGQG, encoded by the coding sequence ATGGCACTGATGATCAACGAAGATTGTGTCAACTGTGGGGTATGTGAACCCGAATGCCCCAATGAGGCCATTTCCGAAGGGGATGACATTTTCGTTATTGACTGGGAGCATTGCACCGAATGTGTGGGCTGGTATGAAGACGCACAGTGCGTGGAAGTCTGCCCGGTGGATTGCATTCCCAAAGATCCCGAGCATGTGGAAACCCTGGAAGAGTTAATGGCCAAAAAAGAAGCCCTGGTCAACGGGCAAGGCTGA
- a CDS encoding M67 family metallopeptidase, translated as MISIRKNILEEVRRHAVESYPHECCGVIIGHPQNREEDIIYPCTNIQNQLHEQDPENYPRDAKTAFNIDSAELLKIENEARNRGMVIRTFYHSHPEHEAYFSEEDEKQALFGDEPWYPDANHLVISVYNRQVKDQALFAWHSEKKVFERQKDLNI; from the coding sequence ATGATCTCTATAAGAAAAAATATTTTAGAAGAGGTACGCCGCCATGCGGTGGAATCATATCCTCACGAATGCTGTGGGGTGATCATAGGTCACCCGCAAAACAGAGAGGAAGATATTATTTATCCTTGCACCAATATTCAAAACCAGCTGCATGAACAAGATCCTGAGAACTATCCAAGGGATGCAAAAACAGCTTTTAATATCGATTCCGCAGAGCTGTTAAAAATTGAGAATGAGGCAAGAAACCGGGGGATGGTTATCAGAACATTTTACCATTCCCACCCGGAACACGAGGCTTATTTCTCTGAAGAGGATGAAAAACAGGCGTTGTTTGGCGATGAACCCTGGTACCCTGACGCCAACCATCTGGTAATTTCGGTGTATAATAGACAGGTTAAAGACCAGGCGCTGTTTGCCTGGCATTCTGAAAAAAAAGTCTTTGAACGGCAAAAGGACTTGAACATATAA
- a CDS encoding 2Fe-2S iron-sulfur cluster binding domain-containing protein, with protein sequence MLEIQFENQRRTIKVEAGANLREAAIQNKISVYPHIRKILNCRGRGLCTSCTVEIVSGKVDPRNDVENEKLAKKSANIRLACQITVNDDLVVRTHV encoded by the coding sequence ATGTTAGAAATTCAATTTGAAAACCAGAGAAGAACCATCAAGGTAGAAGCCGGGGCTAATTTGCGGGAAGCCGCCATCCAAAACAAAATAAGCGTCTACCCCCATATTCGCAAAATTCTTAACTGTCGGGGTCGGGGATTGTGTACTTCCTGCACGGTGGAAATCGTGTCCGGGAAGGTGGACCCCAGAAACGACGTTGAAAACGAAAAACTCGCCAAGAAAAGCGCCAACATTCGCCTGGCCTGCCAAATAACGGTGAACGATGATCTGGTGGTGCGAACCCACGTTTAA
- a CDS encoding rod shape-determining protein, which yields MNRVFGWFSSDLAMDLGTANTLIYAKGRGIVLDEPSIVAVDTRNGGVEAVGLKAKQMHGRTHARLETIRPMKDGVIADFDITNTMISYFIKKVLKNHRFIKPRMVVGIPSCITQVEKKAVIDASIMAGVREVHLVEEPMAAAIGVGIPAQKPEGNMVIDIGGGTTDVAVVSLSAIAYGESVRLAGDEIDEAIVRYMRLNHHLNIGVFEGERVKIQVGSAYPLLEKLTTEVKGLNVKTGVPMSIVIDDEEIREAMKEPLATIIAVVLRALEKVPPELSADIHSNGIYLTGGGALIRGLDKLVEEKTTLKVYTPEDPLLSICKGAGAILDNFYEMKKVCIN from the coding sequence ATGAATAGAGTTTTTGGCTGGTTTTCGTCCGATCTGGCCATGGACCTTGGAACCGCCAATACCCTGATTTACGCCAAAGGCCGTGGCATTGTCCTTGATGAACCTTCTATCGTAGCTGTTGACACCCGAAACGGGGGAGTGGAAGCCGTGGGTCTAAAGGCCAAACAAATGCACGGCAGAACCCACGCCCGCCTGGAAACCATCCGGCCCATGAAAGATGGAGTGATCGCCGACTTCGACATCACCAATACCATGATCAGTTATTTCATCAAAAAGGTGTTGAAAAATCACCGGTTCATCAAGCCCAGAATGGTTGTGGGAATTCCCTCGTGCATCACCCAGGTGGAAAAAAAGGCCGTGATCGACGCGTCCATCATGGCCGGGGTGCGCGAGGTCCATCTGGTGGAAGAACCCATGGCCGCCGCTATCGGCGTTGGCATTCCGGCCCAAAAACCCGAAGGCAATATGGTGATCGATATCGGCGGTGGCACAACCGACGTGGCTGTCGTCTCCCTTTCAGCTATCGCTTATGGAGAATCGGTCCGCCTGGCCGGTGACGAAATCGACGAGGCGATCGTGCGCTATATGCGGCTCAACCATCACCTGAATATCGGCGTTTTTGAAGGCGAGCGTGTAAAAATACAGGTCGGAAGCGCGTATCCCCTCCTGGAAAAACTGACCACGGAAGTCAAAGGACTCAATGTAAAAACCGGGGTTCCCATGTCCATTGTTATTGATGACGAAGAAATCCGTGAAGCGATGAAAGAGCCTCTGGCCACCATCATTGCCGTCGTGCTCCGGGCTCTGGAAAAGGTTCCGCCTGAATTGTCCGCGGATATCCATTCAAACGGCATCTACCTGACGGGCGGCGGCGCTCTCATCCGGGGACTGGACAAACTGGTCGAAGAAAAAACCACCCTCAAGGTTTATACTCCGGAAGACCCTCTGCTAAGCATCTGCAAAGGCGCCGGCGCCATCCTGGATAATTTTTACGAAATGAAAAAAGTTTGCATCAATTGA
- a CDS encoding diguanylate cyclase, with amino-acid sequence MAPVSGKTVARRGEQSVLSIRTMNTYLRFLADSQDQAAIARRLIEIPPSILICDALAVIWFNGNSFGKVQEHRGFQEDPSHYTVVQGAGIIGACAQSSTPIISTAFDNNLMTLFSDQEKTEPFKSVAAVPLQQNNRLLGVLVCASLTPDGLSQPELDTLSMIASAAATSQVFTEKKSAPDNDKNRDPITGVYNHRFLIHRQQAISEKIFDGTLPVHFLSVQLTNLPSIYETHGIQLGDSLLRGMVSLFTKRIPSPKNIFKYSDNSFLIMILKRNREEVDSIESHLRDIFDNKPLSINGTSLQVHTEWGLASYPDEGKNLLDIISLAWVRTSQQLKVTI; translated from the coding sequence ATGGCACCTGTTTCAGGAAAGACCGTCGCCCGCCGAGGGGAACAAAGCGTGCTTTCCATACGGACAATGAACACCTATTTACGATTCCTTGCCGACTCACAGGACCAGGCCGCGATTGCCAGACGTCTGATCGAAATCCCTCCGTCCATCCTGATTTGCGACGCCCTCGCCGTCATCTGGTTCAACGGCAATAGTTTTGGGAAAGTTCAAGAGCATCGAGGGTTTCAGGAAGACCCTTCACATTACACCGTGGTTCAAGGAGCTGGAATTATCGGCGCCTGCGCCCAAAGCTCCACTCCTATTATATCAACTGCCTTCGACAACAACCTGATGACTTTGTTTTCTGACCAGGAAAAAACAGAGCCTTTCAAGTCCGTCGCCGCAGTACCCCTCCAGCAAAATAACCGTTTACTGGGCGTGCTGGTTTGCGCCTCTTTGACCCCTGACGGATTGTCGCAACCGGAACTGGATACCCTGTCCATGATCGCCTCGGCAGCTGCGACTTCTCAGGTTTTCACCGAAAAGAAGAGCGCACCGGACAATGATAAAAACCGCGACCCGATCACCGGTGTTTACAATCATCGGTTTTTGATCCACCGCCAGCAGGCAATCTCCGAGAAAATTTTTGATGGAACGTTGCCAGTGCATTTCCTGTCCGTGCAATTGACCAATTTGCCCTCAATTTATGAAACCCATGGGATCCAACTTGGCGATTCCCTGTTACGGGGCATGGTTTCTTTATTTACCAAAAGGATTCCATCACCAAAAAATATATTTAAATATTCCGACAACTCATTTCTGATCATGATATTGAAGAGAAACCGTGAAGAAGTGGATTCTATCGAGTCTCATCTAAGAGATATATTCGACAACAAACCTTTATCGATCAACGGCACCTCCTTACAGGTACACACCGAATGGGGTCTTGCTTCCTACCCGGATGAGGGAAAAAACCTCCTCGACATCATCAGTCTTGCGTGGGTCCGAACCTCTCAACAACTGAAAGTGACAATATAA
- a CDS encoding GAF domain-containing protein gives MAISNIFSHLVELTSNVTNAYTTALYSANRKEETFSLREHFSLNPNLTLKAKIPFTHGPIHKAIKSKMPMVIDHFDTEADELDIFNSTENLKSFLIVPVIHDDIEGVLVIATKDAYSFSPKLQKIVSGFAEQIAWHLFQERPSPAEGNKACFPYGQ, from the coding sequence ATGGCCATTTCCAATATCTTTTCGCACTTGGTCGAGCTGACCAGCAACGTTACAAACGCTTACACAACGGCTTTGTATTCCGCGAATCGTAAAGAGGAAACTTTTTCTCTGCGGGAACATTTTTCCTTAAACCCGAATCTCACCCTTAAAGCAAAAATCCCGTTCACTCACGGCCCCATCCACAAGGCCATTAAAAGTAAAATGCCGATGGTCATCGATCACTTCGATACCGAAGCCGACGAACTGGATATTTTTAATAGCACTGAGAATTTGAAAAGCTTTCTTATCGTCCCCGTCATTCATGATGATATTGAGGGGGTGCTGGTGATAGCCACAAAAGATGCTTACAGCTTTTCCCCCAAGCTGCAAAAAATCGTCAGTGGATTTGCGGAACAAATCGCATGGCACCTGTTTCAGGAAAGACCGTCGCCCGCCGAGGGGAACAAAGCGTGCTTTCCATACGGACAATGA
- a CDS encoding PilZ domain-containing protein, translated as MRKKILSFLETLPVKELKQFRRVLDQIIQNKLNTELRRRSGQRAKVRISATANIERESEFFHKEHRITIRDLSTSGLLFTTEAPIINNDILAVTFRSPSNGEQRSINCQAVRVKENHQHSHWEYEVGAKSVDRQVVRAYREMLKKPW; from the coding sequence ATGAGAAAAAAAATTTTATCCTTTCTGGAAACCCTTCCGGTCAAGGAACTCAAACAGTTCAGACGGGTCCTGGACCAAATTATCCAGAACAAACTCAATACCGAATTGAGGAGAAGAAGCGGCCAGCGAGCCAAGGTGAGAATCTCCGCGACAGCTAACATAGAAAGAGAGTCGGAGTTTTTTCACAAGGAACATCGAATCACAATCCGCGATTTATCTACCAGCGGGCTGCTCTTCACAACGGAAGCCCCGATCATCAATAACGATATTCTGGCTGTCACATTTCGCTCCCCCTCCAACGGAGAACAACGAAGCATCAATTGTCAGGCGGTTCGCGTAAAAGAGAACCATCAGCATTCTCATTGGGAATACGAGGTCGGAGCCAAATCTGTGGACAGACAAGTTGTGCGTGCCTATAGAGAAATGCTTAAAAAACCGTGGTAG
- a CDS encoding putative metalloprotease CJM1_0395 family protein, producing the protein MKTEIIQTQTVLQTVSGKSCKDCDEEEAQKKLLEQRLTEEDRVSLSGVSPLAARLASHTSEGGLENNGEGENSGTKNQVTPRTEADLSQEERQALTELKTRDREVRAHEQAHLAAAGPYAKGPPSFEFQTGPDGKPYAVGGEVRIDTSEVSGNPQATLTKAQTIKRAATAPANPSAQDRQVAAQASRMEAEARKEIREQRTEETESTTPASGAGATTPIKEAQQTSETSRPAKPNSRIQNIFENFSDTTGKGNLLDIVS; encoded by the coding sequence ATGAAAACAGAAATCATTCAAACCCAGACGGTTCTTCAAACCGTTAGCGGCAAATCCTGCAAAGATTGCGACGAGGAAGAAGCGCAAAAAAAGCTTCTGGAGCAGAGGCTAACAGAAGAAGACCGAGTCTCTCTTTCCGGTGTCTCACCGCTTGCGGCAAGGCTCGCTTCCCATACCTCTGAAGGTGGGCTGGAAAATAACGGCGAAGGTGAAAATAGCGGAACGAAAAATCAGGTTACCCCGCGCACCGAAGCGGACCTTTCTCAAGAAGAAAGGCAGGCTCTGACCGAACTCAAAACCCGCGATCGGGAAGTGCGGGCTCACGAACAGGCGCATCTGGCCGCCGCCGGACCGTACGCCAAAGGCCCGCCATCCTTCGAATTTCAAACCGGCCCCGACGGCAAACCTTATGCTGTGGGTGGAGAAGTTCGGATCGACACGTCTGAAGTCTCTGGAAACCCCCAGGCCACGCTCACCAAGGCGCAGACCATCAAACGCGCCGCCACGGCTCCCGCGAATCCTTCCGCGCAGGATAGGCAAGTGGCCGCCCAGGCATCCCGTATGGAAGCCGAAGCCCGCAAGGAAATTCGCGAACAACGGACCGAAGAAACTGAATCGACAACTCCTGCATCAGGCGCCGGGGCAACCACGCCCATAAAAGAGGCTCAGCAAACTTCCGAAACGTCACGACCTGCCAAGCCTAACTCCCGAATTCAGAATATCTTTGAAAATTTCTCTGACACCACGGGAAAAGGCAATCTTCTCGATATCGTTTCCTGA
- a CDS encoding response regulator transcription factor yields the protein MSRENILVVEDEKDIQELIRYNLASELYNVTCVGSGEDALKTARSQLPDLMVLDLMLPGVDGLEVCRRMKQDATTAHIPIIMLTAKGDESDIVAGLELGADDYVTKPFNLKVFVTRVRAVLRRGKNGPPKEEEVLRFPELEIHPGRHEVLVNGQPISLTFTEFSILQFLAGRPGWVFTRYQIVEAVRGDDYAVTERSVDFQVVGLRKKLASAAGRIETVRGVGYRFKE from the coding sequence ATGTCTAGAGAAAACATTTTGGTTGTCGAGGACGAAAAGGACATTCAAGAGCTGATCCGTTACAATCTTGCCAGCGAATTGTATAACGTCACCTGTGTGGGTTCCGGGGAGGATGCCTTGAAAACCGCAAGGTCACAGCTTCCCGATCTGATGGTGCTGGATTTGATGTTACCCGGAGTCGATGGATTGGAAGTCTGCCGAAGGATGAAGCAGGATGCGACGACGGCGCATATCCCCATCATCATGCTCACCGCCAAGGGAGATGAATCGGACATTGTTGCCGGCCTGGAGCTTGGCGCCGATGATTATGTGACCAAGCCTTTCAACCTGAAAGTATTTGTGACCCGGGTGCGTGCCGTTCTCAGGAGAGGCAAAAACGGTCCTCCCAAAGAGGAAGAAGTCTTGCGATTTCCTGAACTGGAAATCCATCCCGGTCGCCATGAGGTGCTGGTGAATGGACAACCCATTTCTTTGACCTTCACCGAATTCAGTATTCTCCAGTTTCTTGCGGGCCGGCCTGGGTGGGTGTTCACCCGCTATCAGATCGTGGAAGCCGTAAGGGGAGATGATTATGCAGTCACCGAGCGTTCGGTGGATTTTCAGGTGGTGGGGTTGCGTAAAAAACTGGCATCCGCGGCGGGACGCATCGAAACCGTTCGCGGAGTGGGTTACCGGTTCAAGGAATAG